CCGGCCTCGCATGTTATGGAAATGTCACAAAACTGCGCCGGCGCAGTTTTGCTTAACGAGGGCTTCACATGTGCGCCATGTGCGCCAAGCACGCCTTGGGAGACCGGGTGTGTCTCGAGGAGGCTGTCCCCGCACGGACTTGGCGCGCGACGAAGCCTGGCCTCGAAGGTTCTCTACAAGTCGGCGAGGCGAAGCGAAGCGAGGTCGCTTCGCTTCGCTGATGCCCTCTAGCCGGTCTTGACCGTACCCCGGCGGGTCTTCTTCGCCGGTGCTGCGGGCTCCGGCGGACCGTCGCCCTTGCGGCCACGACGCTTCGGCTTGGTTTCTTCGGCAGCTTCGCCCTTGGCGGCCTTTTCCTTCGCCTTGCCCGCCCTGGCTTCCTTACCCGCCTTGCCGGCCTTGGCCGCTTCGACCGCCTCGCGATCCTTGCGCTCCTTCTCCTTCTGCTCGGCGCTCTTCACCAGCTCGAGGTAAGCGGTCTCCCCCGCATCGCCGAGGCGATGTCCGATGCGCAGAATGCGGGTGTAGCCACCGGCACGTTCCGTGTACCAGGGAGCGATCGTGTCGAACAGCTTGCTCGTCACCGCAGGGCGCGTGACGAAGCGGGTGACGTGACGGCGAGCCGAGACGTCTCCTCGCTTCGCAAAGGTGATCAGGCGCTCCGCCAGTCGCCGGGCTTCCTTGGCCTTGGCCACGGTGGTCTCGATGCGCTCGTACTGAAACAGA
The genomic region above belongs to Candidatus Eisenbacteria bacterium and contains:
- the rplQ gene encoding 50S ribosomal protein L17 produces the protein MRHRRDHRKLSRTAAHRRALLRNLVTALFQYERIETTVAKAKEARRLAERLITFAKRGDVSARRHVTRFVTRPAVTSKLFDTIAPWYTERAGGYTRILRIGHRLGDAGETAYLELVKSAEQKEKERKDREAVEAAKAGKAGKEARAGKAKEKAAKGEAAEETKPKRRGRKGDGPPEPAAPAKKTRRGTVKTG